The following coding sequences are from one Lysinibacillus sp. FSL W8-0992 window:
- a CDS encoding Cof-type HAD-IIB family hydrolase encodes MKPHLIVLDLDGTLLTDQQQISLKTKQTLLQAKEQGHQVMIATGRPYRASDIYYHELGLTTPIVNFNGAYVHHPKNAAWQTMHTPIDLNVVREVVDSVNSYEYENIIAEVKDDIYVHTEDDRILNIFNMGNPKITLGDISTNLLVNPTSLLIQANETNSMIIRDHLQAVHAEVIEHRRWGAPLHIIEIVRRGLNKAVGISHVAKDLGIPRERIIAFGDEDNDLEMIDYAGIGVAMGNGITSLKNIANEITTTNNEDGIAKILIERLKL; translated from the coding sequence ATGAAACCGCATTTAATCGTTTTAGATTTAGATGGTACGTTATTAACGGACCAACAACAAATTTCTTTAAAAACAAAACAAACATTATTGCAGGCTAAGGAACAAGGGCATCAGGTTATGATTGCCACAGGTCGTCCTTATCGTGCAAGTGATATCTACTATCATGAGCTTGGTTTAACAACACCTATTGTGAATTTTAATGGCGCTTATGTCCACCATCCTAAAAATGCTGCTTGGCAAACAATGCATACACCGATTGACTTAAACGTTGTACGAGAGGTTGTTGATTCTGTTAATAGCTATGAATATGAAAATATTATAGCTGAAGTGAAGGATGACATTTATGTGCATACAGAGGATGATCGCATACTAAATATTTTTAACATGGGTAACCCAAAAATTACGTTAGGTGATATTTCGACAAACCTATTAGTTAATCCAACAAGTCTCCTAATTCAAGCTAACGAAACTAATTCCATGATTATTCGAGACCATTTACAAGCAGTTCATGCGGAAGTTATAGAGCATCGTCGTTGGGGTGCACCGCTTCATATTATTGAAATTGTCCGTCGTGGCTTAAATAAAGCTGTCGGTATTTCACATGTAGCTAAAGATTTAGGTATTCCGCGTGAGCGTATTATCGCCTTTGGTGACGAGGACAATGATTTAGAAATGATTGATTATGCCGGTATTGGCGTCGCTATGGGTAACGGAATCACTAGCTTAAAAAACATAGCCAATGAAATTACAACGACGAATAATGAAGATGGCATTGCTAAAATACTTATTGAGCGCTTAAAATTATGA
- a CDS encoding prolyl oligopeptidase family serine peptidase gives MLVKNEIWGHIPLLHISTDNMNENTPVVIFLHGFMSAKEHNLHYAYQLVNKGVRVLLPDAKLHGDRSEGLTETQMNLHFWDIVLNSIHEVEQLYKELKNKQLIANNKIGVAGTSMGAIVTSGCLKRYNWIQTAAICMGGPGFIKLGAYQLQQMAKNGVKFPMSEQEVQKTNELLAKYDISLTPEQFAGRPVFFWHGEHDKTVPFNDTYNFYLTLRAYYDENPSNLKFITDKHAGHTVTREGMLAATDWLAQHLA, from the coding sequence ATGTTAGTAAAGAATGAAATTTGGGGACATATTCCTTTGTTACATATATCGACAGATAATATGAATGAAAATACCCCGGTAGTAATTTTCTTACACGGCTTTATGAGTGCAAAAGAACATAACTTACATTATGCATACCAGTTAGTAAATAAAGGGGTGCGTGTCCTATTACCAGATGCAAAACTTCATGGTGATCGCAGCGAAGGATTAACAGAGACTCAAATGAATTTACATTTTTGGGATATCGTCTTAAATTCTATTCATGAAGTAGAGCAATTATATAAAGAATTAAAGAATAAGCAATTAATAGCTAACAATAAAATTGGTGTAGCGGGCACTTCAATGGGTGCAATCGTCACATCTGGCTGTTTAAAACGTTATAATTGGATTCAAACGGCAGCAATATGTATGGGAGGCCCTGGTTTTATTAAATTAGGTGCCTATCAATTGCAACAAATGGCGAAAAACGGAGTGAAATTTCCGATGTCAGAGCAAGAAGTACAAAAAACGAATGAACTTCTCGCAAAGTATGATATCAGTTTAACACCAGAACAATTCGCTGGACGCCCTGTATTCTTTTGGCATGGTGAGCATGATAAAACCGTACCTTTTAATGATACGTATAACTTTTATTTAACATTACGTGCATACTACGATGAAAATCCGAGCAACTTAAAATTTATTACAGATAAACATGCTGGTCATACTGTAACACGTGAAGGTATGTTGGCGGCAACCGATTGGCTTGCACAGCATTTGGCATAA
- a CDS encoding Crp/Fnr family transcriptional regulator — MVLMDNIQEKMHALFKNNGVFIKVNKDSKIFLEGERAKEIYYIKTGAISISQETENGKELTIRICGPDSIIGEGSLFCNLTYFSMTAKVLEPSTLYVLSRKSLEHLLVEQPHLMVEYMKWLQTENLKYQSRLRDLVLNGKKGALFSTLIRLSNTYGKPLENESIFIDFPLTNSEIANLCATSREMINRMLNDLKKHHILSFEKGYITILNLQYLKNEIACENCPLQICRID; from the coding sequence ATGGTACTAATGGATAATATTCAAGAGAAAATGCATGCACTTTTTAAAAATAATGGCGTTTTTATTAAAGTGAATAAAGATAGTAAAATTTTCTTAGAAGGGGAACGAGCTAAAGAAATTTATTATATTAAAACAGGGGCTATTTCGATTAGCCAGGAAACCGAAAATGGAAAGGAATTAACAATTCGAATTTGCGGTCCTGATAGTATAATTGGTGAAGGCTCATTATTTTGTAACCTCACTTATTTTTCGATGACAGCTAAAGTTTTAGAACCTTCAACGTTGTATGTTTTAAGTCGTAAATCATTAGAGCATCTATTAGTGGAGCAGCCACATTTAATGGTAGAGTATATGAAATGGTTGCAAACAGAAAATTTAAAATATCAAAGCCGTCTACGTGATTTAGTGTTAAATGGTAAAAAAGGTGCTTTATTTTCTACGCTAATTCGCCTTTCAAATACGTATGGGAAGCCATTAGAAAATGAGTCAATTTTTATCGACTTTCCATTAACAAATTCAGAAATTGCGAATTTATGTGCTACAAGTAGAGAAATGATTAACCGAATGTTGAACGATCTTAAAAAACATCACATTCTATCCTTTGAAAAAGGCTATATTACTATTCTTAATTTACAATATTTAAAAAATGAAATTGCCTGTGAAAACTGCCCATTGCAAATTTGCCGTATTGACTAA
- a CDS encoding YjzD family protein, with amino-acid sequence MQYIVTFIWSFLLVSMLNYVVSAVIGVPFDFQTGAILSLVFSVLIFVIGAIIPNEPTPEAADHH; translated from the coding sequence ATGCAATATATCGTAACGTTCATATGGTCATTCTTACTAGTTTCAATGTTAAACTACGTAGTAAGTGCTGTAATCGGAGTACCATTTGATTTCCAAACTGGTGCGATCCTTTCATTGGTATTCTCTGTACTTATTTTTGTTATTGGCGCAATCATTCCAAACGAGCCAACTCCAGAAGCTGCAGACCACCATTAA
- a CDS encoding ATP-dependent Clp protease ATP-binding subunit, producing the protein MQFQQTDDKKPLEQFGRNLVEEVKNGKMDPVIGRDEEIRNVIRILTRKTKNNPVLIGEPGVGKTAIVEGLAQRIVKGDVPEGLKECVLYELDMSALIAGASYRGQFEERLKGVLKEVKESEGRIILFIDEIHTIVGAGKTDGVMDAGNMLKPMLARGELHCIGATTLDEYRMYIEKDPALERRFQQVLVREPSIEDTVSILRGLKERFELHHAVRIHDRAIVAAAELSNRYITERFLPDKAIDLIDEACAMIRTEIDSMPQELDAVTRRIMQLEIEEQALRKEKDEASKKRLEQLQEELKKLKDSSEGMRKQWEAEKEALQGIQKKRESLDKYRRDLDEAESKYDLNKAAELRHGKIPALEKEIQEMEKHLENGSETRILREEVTSDEIASIVSRWTGIPVTKLVEGEREKLLRLKDTLHERVVGQDNAVQLVTEAVWRARAGIKDPHRPIGSFLFLGPTGVGKTELAKALAAQLFDSEEHFIRIDMSEYMEKHSVSRLVGAPPGYIGYEEGGQLTEAVRRNPYSVVLLDEIEKAHPDVANILLQILDDGRITDSQGRMVNFTNTVIILTSNIGSSYLMEAQEDDAGVEDLVMAALRQHFKPELLNRVDDIIMFHALSEEHFTAIAWKYVEQLVKRVAEQEVTLDVAQEVIDWVVEQGADPQFGARPLKRFVQRYIETAVAKELLRGEVLPGETLHIKMQNGQCVVEK; encoded by the coding sequence ATGCAATTTCAACAAACTGATGATAAAAAACCATTAGAGCAATTTGGTCGTAACTTAGTTGAAGAAGTAAAAAACGGCAAAATGGACCCTGTAATTGGACGTGATGAAGAAATTCGCAATGTGATTCGAATTTTAACGCGTAAAACGAAAAATAACCCAGTCTTAATCGGTGAACCAGGAGTAGGTAAAACAGCCATTGTAGAAGGGTTGGCACAACGTATTGTGAAAGGTGATGTTCCAGAAGGATTAAAAGAGTGCGTATTGTACGAGCTTGATATGAGTGCATTAATAGCTGGTGCAAGTTATCGTGGTCAATTTGAAGAACGATTAAAAGGCGTACTAAAAGAGGTAAAAGAATCTGAAGGGCGCATTATTTTATTTATCGATGAAATCCATACAATTGTTGGTGCTGGTAAAACAGACGGAGTAATGGATGCTGGAAATATGTTGAAGCCTATGCTTGCGCGTGGGGAACTCCACTGTATAGGCGCTACTACGCTAGACGAATACCGTATGTATATTGAAAAAGATCCAGCTTTAGAACGCCGCTTCCAACAAGTGCTTGTTCGTGAACCGTCTATTGAAGATACCGTTTCTATTTTGCGTGGTTTAAAAGAACGCTTTGAACTGCATCATGCAGTACGTATTCATGATCGGGCTATTGTAGCTGCTGCAGAGCTTTCAAATCGCTATATTACAGAGCGTTTTTTACCAGATAAAGCGATTGATTTAATTGATGAGGCATGTGCGATGATACGAACAGAAATCGATTCGATGCCGCAAGAACTAGATGCGGTGACTCGTCGTATAATGCAGTTAGAAATTGAAGAACAAGCATTGCGTAAAGAAAAAGATGAAGCTAGTAAAAAACGTCTTGAGCAATTACAAGAAGAGTTAAAAAAGCTTAAAGATTCATCAGAAGGGATGCGAAAACAATGGGAAGCAGAGAAAGAAGCATTGCAAGGCATCCAGAAAAAACGTGAATCACTTGATAAATATCGTCGAGATTTAGACGAAGCGGAAAGTAAATATGATTTAAATAAAGCTGCTGAATTACGACATGGCAAAATTCCTGCGCTTGAAAAAGAGATTCAAGAGATGGAGAAACATCTAGAAAATGGTAGTGAGACACGTATTTTGCGTGAAGAAGTCACATCTGACGAAATTGCATCAATTGTATCTCGTTGGACAGGTATCCCTGTAACAAAGTTAGTTGAAGGTGAACGTGAAAAATTACTGCGTTTAAAAGATACGTTACATGAACGGGTTGTAGGACAGGATAATGCTGTTCAGCTTGTTACAGAAGCAGTATGGCGTGCCCGAGCAGGCATTAAAGATCCACATCGCCCAATTGGTAGCTTTTTATTTCTAGGGCCAACAGGTGTAGGTAAAACTGAGCTCGCTAAGGCACTTGCTGCACAGTTGTTTGATTCCGAGGAGCATTTTATTCGAATTGATATGAGTGAGTATATGGAGAAACATAGCGTATCACGTCTTGTTGGTGCACCTCCAGGCTATATCGGCTATGAAGAGGGTGGACAATTAACTGAAGCGGTTCGTCGTAATCCATATTCTGTCGTATTACTCGATGAAATTGAAAAGGCTCATCCAGATGTAGCGAACATATTATTGCAAATTTTAGATGATGGGCGCATTACAGATAGTCAGGGACGAATGGTGAACTTTACAAATACCGTAATTATTTTAACATCCAATATAGGCTCTAGCTATTTAATGGAAGCACAAGAAGACGATGCTGGTGTTGAGGATTTAGTAATGGCAGCGCTGCGTCAGCACTTTAAGCCAGAACTTTTAAACCGAGTGGACGATATTATTATGTTCCATGCGTTATCTGAAGAACATTTCACTGCGATTGCTTGGAAATATGTTGAGCAGCTTGTAAAACGTGTAGCTGAGCAGGAAGTTACATTAGATGTTGCTCAAGAAGTAATAGATTGGGTTGTTGAACAAGGAGCAGATCCGCAGTTTGGGGCACGTCCATTAAAACGCTTTGTACAACGTTATATTGAAACAGCAGTTGCCAAGGAGTTATTGCGTGGCGAAGTACTACCAGGAGAGACTTTGCATATTAAAATGCAAAATGGTCAGTGTGTAGTCGAAAAATAA
- a CDS encoding metal-sulfur cluster assembly factor, whose amino-acid sequence MDQDMKDSMLSALENVIDPELGIDIVNLGLVYDVDLDDEGLATVTMTLTSMGCPMGPVIVDQVNTAMSELPEVKSTNVNIVWNPPWSKDKMSRYAKMALGVR is encoded by the coding sequence ATGGATCAAGATATGAAAGACAGCATGTTAAGTGCATTAGAAAACGTAATCGACCCTGAGCTTGGTATTGATATCGTCAACTTAGGTTTAGTATATGATGTAGATTTAGATGACGAGGGGTTAGCAACAGTTACAATGACATTAACTTCAATGGGCTGCCCGATGGGACCGGTTATTGTCGATCAAGTAAATACAGCTATGAGTGAACTACCAGAGGTGAAAAGTACAAATGTAAATATTGTATGGAACCCACCTTGGTCAAAAGATAAAATGTCTCGCTATGCGAAAATGGCATTAGGTGTCCGCTAA